Within the Methanolinea sp. genome, the region CCCCGATATCCCGGTGATGGCGGGCCTCCCCGTCGCGTACGCGAGTGCCTCCGGCCCGACGATCCCGCACGCGGCGGCACTCATCACTGCCTGAACCGTGGCCCCCCTCCTCCGGAGAGCACGCGCGAGCCTGACAGTCTCGACCGCAGCGATGCTGCCACACACCGCGAGCACGATCTCCTTCCCGGAGAGGATCGCGTCCGGCCTCATTCCACCGTCACGTCCTGCACGCAGTGCCACGTGCGGGGCCCTAGCTTCTTCACCCTCCTCGTCCTCACGTGCGCGCGGATCCCCGCCGCGCCGAGGATCTCCCGTATCCTCGCGGTCGCGTCGCCGGCCGTGTGGACGTGGATGAGGGTCCCCCCCTTCACGTGCGCGAGCGCAGTGTCGAGGTAGTCGCACGAGTCGAAGTGTCCCATGATGATCCTATCGTAAGTCCCGGTAAGGCAGGAACGGCAGTCCCCGAGTTCCGGGGTGACCCTGTCTGCGACGCCATTTGCGCGGACATTCCTCACGAGGAAGGAGTATGCCTCGGCGTCTATCTCCACGGCGTGGACCCTCGCCCCGCCGAGGGCGGCGGGGAGCGTGAAGTACCCGATACCCGCGAACATGTCTGCGACCCTCTCGCCCGGCCTGACAGCCCTCCGGATGACCTCCTTCTCGCCCCTGTTCCCCGCGGAGAACATCACGCGCGTCGGGTCGAGGTGGAAGACGATGCCGTTCTCCCTGTGGACGACCTCCCCCGGCGTGCCCGCGAGGACGTGGACGCGGGGCTTGCGCCTCTGCCCCTCGCAGCCGGGAATCCACAGGACCGCCGTCGGTTTCCTCCACGAGAGGACGGCATCCACGTCCTTCTCCGCGGGCATCTGCTTCCCGTGGAAGACTGCGATCGTCCCCACCATCGTGTATCCCCTCCCGCGGGGGGGGACAGGGTCGGGGAGCGTCCGGGAACACGGGAAACCCTCCCTCACGGGGACGAAAGCCACGTCTCCCTGCACGAACGGACGCCTTGACCAGTCCACCCACTCCTCGCGCCGGATTGACCGGAGCTCGTCCCTTGGGATCTCCCGCACCCTCATCATGTTCTCACGGGAGGATGACCGGAACCTCCCTGTCGAGGAGAACGTGCACTATACTGCCCGGCGGGTATACTCCGCGCAGCGGAGCCATGACCTCGTGCGTCGTGCCTGTCGCGGGGTCGAGGAGGCCGAGGAGTTCCCGGTCGCGGAAGACTACTTCCCACCGGACGGAATCTTCTCTCCTCCCCACCCGCCTCTCCACCTGCCCTTCCCCCACGAGTCTCACCGTGCCCGAGTCGATGTCGATGCAGCGGAGGAGGCGCCCCTCGAGGCCGATGACCTCGACGTGCCTGCCCCGCACGGTCAGGACGTCCCCGGGGGAGAACCGCGGGAGGCGGACGAGGTACGTCACGCGGAAGAGCTGCCGCCCCGCCTTCTCGCCGACGAGCTTAGGGTGCGCGGAGTACTTCCCGCCGAGGGACTGCGTGATCGCGTGCGCGATCTCCCGTCCGAGCCTCTGCGAACCCACCGTGATGTCGAGGCCGTCCCTGTGCTCGTCCCACTTCGTGATGAAGGCGAGCCGCTCGCCCGAGGCGACCATCTCCCCGAGTGTTTCGCTCGCGATGCGCCGAGCCTCCTTTATCTCGCGGGGGGCAGGCTTGCGCCCCGTCGCCCTCAGTTGCACGATGCCCTCGTAGTAATTCCCGCTGATGAGCGAACACCGGTCGCACTGCTCCTTCTTCCACTCGACCTCTACCCCGCAGGTCCCCTCGACCGGAACCGAGAAGAGGGTTCCCCGGACGGTGCACTCGACGAGAGTCCTGTTCGGGCTCTTCTCCCGCCGGGAGAGGCTGAACGTGACCCCCGAGAGCTCTCTGTGGAGGGAGAGGGACTGCCGGACGAGGGAGAACACGAGTTCATCATCGTCCCCCCTCTCGTCCACCCACGCGCCTGCCTGCCGGTGGGCCCCGCACGTCGGGCAGACGACGATCCGGACGCGTGCCGGGCACTCAAGCCACCTCGTCTTTGCAACCCGGCAGGTCCCGCAGATCTCGCCGTTCGGGGACGGTCTCCCGCAGAGGGGGCACATGGAATCCTTAATGGACATGTCTCTTCCTTAAATGCGGAATATCTGGGCGTGCGGGACGTCGCCGATCATGAGGCAGGACGACCGGGAGATGAGTCCCATCTCGACGGCGAGTGTGATCGTCCTCTCCCCCATGAGGTTTGCGTTCTCGGCGTTCTTCAGCGCGTCCCTGACCTCTTCTTCACTCGCGAGGCGGTTCCCGTAGAACTCTTCCCTGATATGAACCTCCACGCCCTCCCTGCGGAGGGTCGTGTTCAGGAGTTCCCTGTCACACACCGCGACCACCTCCTCTCCCTTGGGGGTCCGGTGGATCTTCATGTACATCCTGGTGAATATGGGGCGGGATGGGATATTAAGGCTCCAACGGCGGCCGTCACAGGTGTATCTCCACCCCGTACACGCGGGAGGGCGTCTCCGCGTGGATCCTGTGCACGCTCTCCTCGTCGATTGCACCTGACGCGAGGAGATTCCGGGTCGCCCGCGGGACGGAACGGGGCCCCGTGACGGCACCCGGCCGCGCGTTCTCGTCCATGTAGTCGCTCTCCATCATGAACGCCCGCCCCTCCCTCGCCAGGGCGGGGACCGCGGGGTGCGTCGCGATCAGGGAGGGGACGAGGGGTGTCGTGGGAACCGCGTAGTGCTTGACGATGCGGTCGGGGTCGAGTCCCGCGCGCGATGCCATCTCCCTCATGTCCGCGCAGTCACCGCTCTCCGCGTGGACCTGGACGGCACACCCCACCTCGGCTGCCCGCTCGAAAGCGAAAGAGAGGACATCACACGACGCGGCCCAGACTTCCGGGGGCACCTCGTAGTGCGGCCTCCCGCTCTTGATGGCAACGGCGGCACCCTCTTCCACGAACCGGGCCGCGAGGGCGATCCCCTCCTTCATGATCTCAACAACCCTCCCGAGCGGGAGATGTTCCGAGAGCCGCGTGATCTCGGCCGGGTGCACGCCGAGGACCGGGAACGCGACGGCGCCGGCAGCATTGACCATCGACGCGACCTCGAGGGTCCCCTCGAAAACCGGGCGGAAGTCCTCGCCCCGGAGGGGGAAGATCCCGAATGACCCGGAGGGCTTGCTCACGAGGAAGACGTGCGTTCCCCCGGAGCGGAGGAAGTCCCTTGCCGCTGCCACACCCCTCCCGTTCCTCGGGTCGATGTGGATGTGGTCGTCCGTGATCGGGAACGGGTTCTTCCCCATCTAGTCCACGATCTCCATGAGGGGGTAGTCTCCCTTCCTGCGCAGGCGCGCCCGGCAGGGCACGCCGTCGACGCGCGTCGTGATCTCGACATCGAGCATGGGTCCCGAGAGCTCCGAGTAGCCGAACGCGTTTGGTACCATGAGATCCCTGTCGAGGTGCACCGTGACACTCTCCACGAACGGCTGGAGGGCCACGCTCTCCGCGATTGCCCTCTCGAGCGAGGGCGCGGTCCGCGGGCTGACGGGCGACCCGACCCACTGGTGGTAGAGGGCGCCCAGCTTGATCCCAGCCTCAAACGCTGCCTTCTCCCGTGCGGTCACCATGGATTACCCATTGTCGGCGGAATTGAAAAAGCGGTCGGGACCGCGTCAGATGAGCTTGATGTACCCCGATTTCGGCTCCATCGCCTCCCCCTCGCGGAGGAAGAGGTCGATCTGGGCCTTGATCTCCTCGCGCGAGAACCCCTGGGGCACGAGGATGTCCATCAGCTCGGCGATGGCGACGCGATCGTTGCCCGTGTCCTTCTGGATCTGCCGGATGGTCTGCTTGATCGTCCTGATGAGGTCGCGCCTCCCCTTCGTGATGCCGCTCGAGACGCGGTCGATCTCGAACATCCCTGTCTTGGGGTCGTACGCGACCTCCCGCAGGCAGGAGTCGACGATCCTGATCACCCTCTCGGCATCCTCCCTCGTGATCTCCTGCGAGAGGCGGACCCTCGCGCTCGCCTCCGCGAGCCTGACCAGCGCCTCGAGCTGGCGCGCGGTGATGGGAACGGGCTTGTCCGATCCCGCCGCGAGGTCGCGCAGCTGGATGTAGTACGCCGAGAGCGCCTCCCTCGCCTCGTCCGTGAGCCGCGGGAAACACGTCCGCCTCGCGTAGGCAACGTACTTCCTGAAGAGCTGCGGGTCGATCTCCGGTGTCACGGGCCGGAGCTGCTCCTCGATGTACTTCTCGTCCACGCCGGGGATGGGCCGGTGGCGGTGCTGGGCAATCATCTCGCCGATGCTGTGCGCCTTGAGGATGTGAGACGCGATCGCGGTGTCGCGGGTGTGGTCCGGCTTGTCACTCATCTTGAAGATGAGGTCGAAGCGCGAGAGGAGCGACCCCGGCATGTTGATCTGGTCGTGGATGGGCAGGTAATCGTCAAACCGCCCGAGCTTCGGGTTCGCGGCACCGAGGAGGGCGCAGCGTGACTTGAGGGTCGCCGTGATGCCGGCCTTCGCGACGCTTATCGACTGCTGTTCCATCGCCTCGTGGAGGGCGGACCGGTCCTCCTTCTGCATCTTGTCCATCTCGTCCACCGCGGCGATGCCCATGTCCGCGAGGACGAGTGCCCCGGCCTCGAGCGTCCACCGCCCGTCCCCGAACTCGTCCTTCACGGCCGTCGCGGTGAGCCCCGCGGAGGTCGAGGACTGCCCGCTCGTGTAGATCGCGCGCGGGGAGAGCTTGACGACGTACCGCAGGAGCTGGCTCTTTGCAATCCCCGGGTCCCCGATGAGGAGGACGTGGATGTCCCCGCGGAGGCGGCTCCCGTCCGGCATCTCCTTGGGGATCCCGCCGAAGAGCTGGTACGCGATGGCCTCCTTCACCTCCTCGTTCCCGTAGATCGTGGGCGCGATCGAGTGGATGATCTTCCGGTAGATCTGGGGATCGCGGGAGAGGGCGAGGATCTTCTCCTCGTCCTTCTCGTCGATCTGGACCTCCTCGAACTCCTTCTCCGCGATCTCAATCGAGTTGCACTCGAGGTAGATGTCAAAGACCGTGTTCTTCTCGCCGTGGGTGACGCGCTGGACCGAGCGGAGTATCCCGTTGATCACCACGCGGTCGCCCGGGGCGACCTTCCCCGTGAGGTCGTCGGTGACGTCGACATCCAGCGTCTGGGGCTGTTCCCCACCCCTCAGTCCTTCCGGGGACTCCTGTATCCGTATCTTCTGGGAATCGACGAAACGCGACCGCTTGGGAATGAGCTCGAGCTTCTTGAACGTGCACCCCTCGACCGCGCATCCGTCGGGCTCCCTGAACTTCCCGTACCCCTGCTCCCTGACCGTGATGTGGCCTGCCGGGCAGCGGAAGACGGCCTGCACGATCCGCGGCCGGACCTCGGTCGTCTTGCGCAGGATGCCCTCGACGCTGATGAACTTGTTGATGTGGTCGGCGCGGATGTTCCGGATGGCAACCTTCCGGGGGAGGTTGTAGAACCGGACGTTCACTTCCCCGGTGGGTTTCCCGTCCTTCCCCTTGACGAGCTGGTGGTTCTTTATCGCGTTCTTCACGTCCTCGATGACCTTGCCGGGGTTCTCGAGGAGCTCGTCGGCCATGCGGAGCCCGGTCTTGCCGAAGCTCTCCAGTTCCCTGTAGTCTATCTCGAGGGAACGCTTGTACGGGTACTCGCGGGCAAGCTCGAGGAGCTGTTTCCTGTAGCGGCTCCGGAGGAACCTGCTCCAGTCGGCGTCGCGGTCGATGATCTCCTCGTCGCTTTCCCGTTCCGGAATCGGCTCTTTTCCCTTCATCTCTCGCGCGCGAGGAGGACGAAACGAGCGATCATGGCATCCATCTGGATGTCGGTGCTCGCGCCCTCGGAGAGCCGGAAGTCGGTTGTCCCCATCTGGTCGATGAGGGCGACCCTGAGGTCAGGGTCCATCTCGCGCTTCGTGATGGCCCTGTAACACTGGTTTATCAGCTCGTTGGGCGCAATGCCCCTCTCGTCGAGGAGGTGGTGGAGGATGGCAATCGACCCCTCGAAGTCGCCGGAGAGCGCGGTCGAGAGGAGTTCCTCGATCTCCTTCGGGCGTGCCGTGGCCGTGATCTCGTAGATCATATCCCCCTTTATCTCCGGGGAGAGGATTGCCGCTCCCTGGAGGGCGTTGATGGCCTTCCTCATGTCACCCTGCGCAATGTCGATGATTGCCGCGATCGCATCCTCGCTCACCTTGAGGCCCTCGCAGTCCGCGATCCTCAAGATCTCCTTCGTGATCGCCTCGGGCGAGAGGCTCCTGAACCGGTAGATGGCACACCTGCTCTGGATGGGATCGATGATCCGCGAGGAGTAGTTGCACGAGAGGATGAACCTGCAGGTGGACGCGTAGCTCTCCATGGTCCTCCGGAGGGCGGCCTGCGCGTCGGGCGTGAGGGCATCGGCCTCGTCGAGGAAGAGGATCTTGAATTCCGCGCCCCCGAGGGGGGAAGTCCTCGCGAACTGCTTGATCTGGTTCCGCACGACGTCAATCCCCCTCTCGTCCGAGGCGTTCAGCTCCCTGAAGTTCATGTGCCACGATTCCCCGAAGAATTCCCGCGCGAGGGCAATGGCAGCCGTCGTCTTTCCCACCCCCGCGCTCCCCGTGAAGAGGAGGTGCGGGAGGTTCCCTGTCCGGACGTACCCAGAGAGCCTCTCCACGATCTGGTCCTGTCCCACGATGTCCGCGAGCCTCGTCGGCCGGTACTTCTCGATCCAGATCAGGTTCTCCTCTTCCATGGGGTTCCCCTCGCGGGGTCGATTGGCCCCCCGCGTGTCTCCACTATATCTGCGCGGGGAGGGCAAAGACGTTTTGTTCCCGGGGTGGTTTCCCCGCGCGCGGTGCGATATCCGCGCGCGTTTATTTCCCGGGAAGCCCTGGTGGAAAAAAGGTGGGCCCTATTTCTCCTCCTCGAAGAGCGCTACCTTCGCCTGCTGTTTCTTCCAGTAGTAGTACCCGACAGCGGCGAGGGCGAGGATGACGAGGAGGAGGAGCAGGAGCCACGCGAGGGAGAAACCGACCCAGTAGGGAGTCGCGGGCGGGAGTGTCGTGGCCGTGACGGTCGTCGCGTTCCCTTCGCCGGGCCCTTCCGTCGGCATTGGGGTCAGGGTCGGCGTGACGTTGCCCCCTGTCACCCCACTCTCGGACTCGCCGGTGGCGGCTGCCTCAAGGGTGGGCTGCGTCGTGGGGACAGTGGTGGGGATGAACCCTCCACCACCGCCACCACCGCCCCCGCCACCGCCACCGCCGCCACCTGACCGCTCGAAGGTGACGCTGATCGTGTGGTTTGCGAGGACGTTCGTGAACGTCCACGTCGCCTGCGGGCCCTTGCTGTCCCCGTCGACGACCACGTTCCTCGTGTAGTATCCCACCGAGGGCGTCATGGTGAACGTGATGTTGCTCCCCGCGGGGACGCTCACGAGGCCCGAGGGGACGATCGTCCCGCCCTCGCTGGCCGTTGCCTCGATGTAGAACGTGAGCGTCCCGTTGGGCATGAACACCGCGTGTATCGTGTGGTTGGACGTGACGTTCGAGAACGTGTAGACCGGGACGGGCGCGACACCCACGCCGTCGATGGAGAGGCCCGCTGTGTAGAAGCCGGGATCCGGCACGATCTCGTACACCTGCGTGCCCATGTACGGGACGAGTGTCAGCCCGGGCGGGATGATCGTCCCGTTCTCGGTCGGGAGGGCGGTGATCCCGAACATCGCCCTCTCGAATTCAGCGTGGAGCGTGTGGTTCGCGCGGATGTCCGAGAGCGTGTAGCTCCTCGGTGCACCCACGTCTTCCCCGTCGAGGAGGAGGCGCTTCACGTTGTGGCCGGTCTCCGGGACGAGGGTGAAGTCGATGCCGGATCCTTCCTGGGCATAAAGCGTGCCGTTGGGGATGATCGTCCCGTTCGGGCCGGCCGTCGCGACGACTGTGTAGAGGACCGGCGGGATCGGGGTGAGGTTTGCGTAGAGGTCGACGGTCTGGTCCTTTGCGGGGTACGTGGGGATCGGCTGGGTGAGGGGGTAGTATCCGGGATGCGCCACGGTGAAATTGGTGTAGCGCGGTGCGGTCAGGTAGACGGTCACGAGCAGGGTCCCGCCGGATATCTGGCCCTTGTAGTCTTGGTCGAAGTGCACCGTGGCCCCATCCACGTTGGAGTGGACGCGGAAGTAGCCCTTGTCACCCCCGGTAGGGGGAAGGACAATGATGTAGCCCGACCGGGTGAGGGTGCTGTACCCGTACTCGTTTGCCACGGTGAGGTTCACGGTGTATATCCCTGCCTCCTGGTACCGGTGGACGGGGTTCTGCTCGGTGGATGTCCCGCCGTCGCCGAACGTCCAGCTCCACGTCTGGGGATTCCCGGTCGAGAGGTCGTAGAAGGCGACGTCGAACGGGAGGACGCCCGTGGTCGCGTTCGCGACGAAGTTCGCATTGGGCGGGCCGACGGGGGACGGGGTGACATTGATGTAGTGCACCTTCGTCATGGTGTCGGGCCCGCAGTCGTTCCAGACCGTGAGGGATACCGTGTAGATGCCCGGTTCCCTGTACACGTGGAACGGTCTCTGCTCGTCGGATGTATTCCCGTCGCCAAACTCCCAGTACCAGCTCACGATCTCGCCGGTCGAATTGTCGCAGAACTGGACGCCGAGGGGGTTGTTCCCGCTTCGGGGACTCCCAGTGAAGTCCGCGACGGGGAGTTCGCAGGGCTCGACTGCCCTTATGTACATGGATTTTACCTCGGAGTCTGACCCGCAGTCGTTTGCGACCGCGAGGGAGACTGTGTAGTTCCCGGGCTCGGTGTAGGTGTGGGTGGGGTCTTTCTCCGGGGAAGTGGTGTTGTCGCCGAAGGACCAGGAGTACGCGAGTGGCGGGGTCCCGGTGGAATTGTCGGTGAACCGGACTGCGAGCGGGACAAACCCCCACGTCCTGTTCGCGGAGAAGTCAGCGGTGGGCGGGGTGCAGGGCGGTCTCACGAGGACGTACGCGGTCTTCGTCTCGGTATCCTCGCCGCAGTCGTTTGCGACCGTGAGGGAGACCGTGTAATTCCCGGGCTTGGTGTAGGTGTGGGTGGGGTCTTTCTCCGCGGAAGTGGTGTTGTCGCCGAAGGACCAGGAGTAGGAGAACGGCTCTGTTCCCGTCACGGTGCTTTCGAACGCGACGGTGAGGGGTGCGTACCCCGAGNNNNNNNNNNNNNNNNNNNNNNNNNNNNNNNNNNNNNNNNNNNNNNNNNNNNNNNNNNNNNNNNNNNNNNNNNNNNNNNNNNNNNNNNNNNNNNNNCGTTACCCCGAGGTGACGTTCGCGGAGAAGTCAGCGGTGGGCGGGGTGCAGGGCGGTCTCACGAGGACGTACGCGGTCTTCGTCTCGGTATCCTCGCCGCAGTCGTTTGCGACCGTGAGGGAGACCGTGTAATTCCCGGGCTCGGTGTAGGTGTGGGTGGGGTCTTTCTCCGCGGAAGTGGTGTTGTCGCCGAAGGACCAGGAGTAGGAGAACGGCTCTGTTCCCGTCACGGTGCTTTCGAACGCGATGGTGAGGGGTGCGTACCCCGAGGTGACGTTCGCGGAGAAGTCAGCGGTGGGCGGGACGCAGGGCAGGCAGGAATCGTCCTTCAGGACGAACAGGAACCCCCCCGTACCCTTCGGCTCGAACGCGGGGGGGTACGGGTCGGAGAAGGGGAAGTCACTCGAATCGGAAAAGCCTGTGAGGTAAGCGTTCCCGCGGCCGTCGGTCGCAACCGCGGTGCCGGTATCCATCCCGCTCCCCCCGACGTACGTCGCGTAATCGGGTCGTCTCTCGCCCGGGCAGAATTTCACGAGGAACGCGTCGGTATACTTGTGGTCCCAGTTCCCGAGGTAGGGCTGGAACGGGTCGACGACGGGGAAGTTGATCGACCCGGTGGTACCGGCAATGAAGACTGTGTCAGTTTGGTCCACGACGACGCTGGTCCCCCAGTCATTGCAGAACCCGCCGAGGTATGTGGAATAGGCGAGTTCGCGCCCGCTGGGCGAGAGGACACTGTAGAAGGCGTCTATCGCGCCGCCGGACGATGACTGGAACGCGTCCTTCACCGGGAATACCGAGAGGAACGTCGATCCCGTGACGTGTGCCCGGTTCTGGGAATCGACGGCGATCGAGTATGCCGCGTCCATCGAGGGACCACCGAGGTAGGTCGAGTAAACGAACCTCTCGCCACCGGGTGCCACCTTGGTGACGAACGCGTCGCTCCACTGCCCCCCTCCCAGGGTGGACTGGTACGCGTTCGCGACAGGGAAATCGGCCGAGAAGGTCTCGCCCGTCACGTAGGCATTGCCATCGCGGTCGACTGCCACTCCTTTCCCGGAATCCTTCTGCCTCCCCCCGATGTATTCTGCATAGAGAATCTCACTCCCGTCTCCTGTCAACTTGAGGACGA harbors:
- a CDS encoding SAM-dependent methyltransferase, whose product is MRVREIPRDELRSIRREEWVDWSRRPFVQGDVAFVPVREGFPCSRTLPDPVPPRGRGYTMVGTIAVFHGKQMPAEKDVDAVLSWRKPTAVLWIPGCEGQRRKPRVHVLAGTPGEVVHRENGIVFHLDPTRVMFSAGNRGEKEVIRRAVRPGERVADMFAGIGYFTLPAALGGARVHAVEIDAEAYSFLVRNVRANGVADRVTPELGDCRSCLTGTYDRIIMGHFDSCDYLDTALAHVKGGTLIHVHTAGDATARIREILGAAGIRAHVRTRRVKKLGPRTWHCVQDVTVE
- a CDS encoding 60S ribosomal export protein NMD3, with product MSIKDSMCPLCGRPSPNGEICGTCRVAKTRWLECPARVRIVVCPTCGAHRQAGAWVDERGDDDELVFSLVRQSLSLHRELSGVTFSLSRREKSPNRTLVECTVRGTLFSVPVEGTCGVEVEWKKEQCDRCSLISGNYYEGIVQLRATGRKPAPREIKEARRIASETLGEMVASGERLAFITKWDEHRDGLDITVGSQRLGREIAHAITQSLGGKYSAHPKLVGEKAGRQLFRVTYLVRLPRFSPGDVLTVRGRHVEVIGLEGRLLRCIDIDSGTVRLVGEGQVERRVGRREDSVRWEVVFRDRELLGLLDPATGTTHEVMAPLRGVYPPGSIVHVLLDREVPVILP
- a CDS encoding DUF424 domain-containing protein, with the protein product MYMKIHRTPKGEEVVAVCDRELLNTTLRREGVEVHIREEFYGNRLASEEEVRDALKNAENANLMGERTITLAVEMGLISRSSCLMIGDVPHAQIFRI
- a CDS encoding TatD family hydrolase, yielding MGKNPFPITDDHIHIDPRNGRGVAAARDFLRSGGTHVFLVSKPSGSFGIFPLRGEDFRPVFEGTLEVASMVNAAGAVAFPVLGVHPAEITRLSEHLPLGRVVEIMKEGIALAARFVEEGAAVAIKSGRPHYEVPPEVWAASCDVLSFAFERAAEVGCAVQVHAESGDCADMREMASRAGLDPDRIVKHYAVPTTPLVPSLIATHPAVPALAREGRAFMMESDYMDENARPGAVTGPRSVPRATRNLLASGAIDEESVHRIHAETPSRVYGVEIHL
- a CDS encoding dihydroneopterin aldolase family protein, producing the protein MVTAREKAAFEAGIKLGALYHQWVGSPVSPRTAPSLERAIAESVALQPFVESVTVHLDRDLMVPNAFGYSELSGPMLDVEITTRVDGVPCRARLRRKGDYPLMEIVD
- a CDS encoding minichromosome maintenance protein MCM, whose amino-acid sequence is MKGKEPIPERESDEEIIDRDADWSRFLRSRYRKQLLELAREYPYKRSLEIDYRELESFGKTGLRMADELLENPGKVIEDVKNAIKNHQLVKGKDGKPTGEVNVRFYNLPRKVAIRNIRADHINKFISVEGILRKTTEVRPRIVQAVFRCPAGHITVREQGYGKFREPDGCAVEGCTFKKLELIPKRSRFVDSQKIRIQESPEGLRGGEQPQTLDVDVTDDLTGKVAPGDRVVINGILRSVQRVTHGEKNTVFDIYLECNSIEIAEKEFEEVQIDEKDEEKILALSRDPQIYRKIIHSIAPTIYGNEEVKEAIAYQLFGGIPKEMPDGSRLRGDIHVLLIGDPGIAKSQLLRYVVKLSPRAIYTSGQSSTSAGLTATAVKDEFGDGRWTLEAGALVLADMGIAAVDEMDKMQKEDRSALHEAMEQQSISVAKAGITATLKSRCALLGAANPKLGRFDDYLPIHDQINMPGSLLSRFDLIFKMSDKPDHTRDTAIASHILKAHSIGEMIAQHRHRPIPGVDEKYIEEQLRPVTPEIDPQLFRKYVAYARRTCFPRLTDEAREALSAYYIQLRDLAAGSDKPVPITARQLEALVRLAEASARVRLSQEITREDAERVIRIVDSCLREVAYDPKTGMFEIDRVSSGITKGRRDLIRTIKQTIRQIQKDTGNDRVAIAELMDILVPQGFSREEIKAQIDLFLREGEAMEPKSGYIKLI
- a CDS encoding replication factor C small subunit, translating into MEEENLIWIEKYRPTRLADIVGQDQIVERLSGYVRTGNLPHLLFTGSAGVGKTTAAIALAREFFGESWHMNFRELNASDERGIDVVRNQIKQFARTSPLGGAEFKILFLDEADALTPDAQAALRRTMESYASTCRFILSCNYSSRIIDPIQSRCAIYRFRSLSPEAITKEILRIADCEGLKVSEDAIAAIIDIAQGDMRKAINALQGAAILSPEIKGDMIYEITATARPKEIEELLSTALSGDFEGSIAILHHLLDERGIAPNELINQCYRAITKREMDPDLRVALIDQMGTTDFRLSEGASTDIQMDAMIARFVLLARER
- a CDS encoding PKD domain-containing protein, translated to SGYAPLTVAFESTVTGTEPFSYSWSFGDNTTSAEKDPTHTYTKPGNYTVSLTVANDCGEDTETKTAYVLVRPPCTPPTADFSANRTWGFVPLAVRFTDNSTGTPPLAYSWSFGDNTTSPEKDPTHTYTEPGNYTVSLAVANDCGSDSEVKSMYIRAVEPCELPVADFTGSPRSGNNPLGVQFCDNSTGEIVSWYWEFGDGNTSDEQRPFHVYREPGIYTVSLTVWNDCGPDTMTKVHYINVTPSPVGPPNANFVANATTGVLPFDVAFYDLSTGNPQTWSWTFGDGGTSTEQNPVHRYQEAGIYTVNLTVANEYGYSTLTRSGYIIVLPPTGGDKGYFRVHSNVDGATVHFDQDYKGQISGGTLLVTVYLTAPRYTNFTVAHPGYYPLTQPIPTYPAKDQTVDLYANLTPIPPVLYTVVATAGPNGTIIPNGTLYAQEGSGIDFTLVPETGHNVKRLLLDGEDVGAPRSYTLSDIRANHTLHAEFERAMFGITALPTENGTIIPPGLTLVPYMGTQVYEIVPDPGFYTAGLSIDGVGVAPVPVYTFSNVTSNHTIHAVFMPNGTLTFYIEATASEGGTIVPSGLVSVPAGSNITFTMTPSVGYYTRNVVVDGDSKGPQATWTFTNVLANHTISVTFERSGGGGGGGGGGGGGGGGFIPTTVPTTQPTLEAAATGESESGVTGGNVTPTLTPMPTEGPGEGNATTVTATTLPPATPYWVGFSLAWLLLLLLVILALAAVGYYYWKKQQAKVALFEEEK